Proteins encoded within one genomic window of Arcobacter sp. F2176:
- the feoB gene encoding ferrous iron transport protein B — translation MNSTNLALVGQPNCGKSTIFNMLTNIKQHIANYPGVTVDKKEGSYTYKDSRYNVIDLPGTYSFSSYSEEEKITRSYILNKETNIIINTIDASNLRRNLYLTMQLFDMQKPMIIAFNMLDIAKQNGQEINFEKLEKLVNAKVVQTVATKKQGLNELKDSIIEVNNDLISHVSTALFYEKLQPYIDRLKPQLNVDSFELSKHFICIKLFENDEGIKSFVKNNDYNYDEIFDIVEKYKKEFKDIHKISVEQYIVKIRYEKADELVKACTTKSKTKEKTISEKIDTIILNKFLALPILGLIIFTLYKFSIVYGYDLTNITWPILAWLKYTVVSLFPSEDISSIPYLTQLAIWMMNSIIALLNYIPIFLILFFLIAILEDVGYMPRMAFILDRVFSKFGLHGESTLPLVLSGIFAGGCAVPGVMATKGMNDKRAKIATILTIPLMNCLAKIPFFILIIVTFFKVHMALMMFMISTITLFIALIISKLLSMSILKAYPNTPFIMELPSYHIPTLRGLLVKVFDRVWLYLKKIVTIVAAVAIVLFVLIQFPGLSQKEKNQYDIQSKAMQDTFYKQTKHSKYFTYVNEKKELKELINFYTQYKYEKMNTKDVTVSKAIDEKFQDKNQLFFLFAKPNKNKEARKINKALKILLNTRKKLLRELKNNKIENSFLGSIGKFFVPVTQYAGFDWKINVAFLSSFAARESSVSTLGALYESNQNNSLGDNHTYSPLSAVAIIIFMALTPPCIATMIMIKIQTNSLKWMLFALFYPIILGLICAIFIFQMGTIFSLSEIEAMGYFYIFIILITLALGLIPTKKETYV, via the coding sequence ATGAATAGCACCAATTTAGCCTTAGTAGGACAACCTAATTGTGGTAAGTCTACTATTTTCAATATGTTAACAAACATCAAACAACACATTGCAAATTATCCTGGGGTAACAGTTGATAAAAAAGAGGGTTCATATACTTATAAAGATTCAAGATACAATGTAATTGATTTACCAGGGACTTACTCTTTTTCTTCATATTCAGAAGAAGAAAAGATCACAAGAAGTTATATCTTAAATAAAGAAACTAACATAATCATAAATACAATTGATGCTTCAAATTTAAGAAGAAATTTGTATTTAACTATGCAACTTTTTGATATGCAAAAACCTATGATAATTGCATTTAATATGTTGGATATTGCAAAACAAAATGGTCAAGAAATCAACTTTGAAAAATTAGAAAAATTAGTCAATGCAAAAGTTGTGCAAACAGTAGCTACAAAAAAACAAGGATTGAATGAACTAAAAGATTCAATTATAGAAGTAAATAATGACTTAATCTCTCATGTATCCACTGCCTTGTTTTATGAAAAGTTGCAGCCATATATTGATAGATTGAAACCTCAACTAAATGTGGATTCTTTTGAATTATCTAAACATTTTATTTGCATAAAACTTTTTGAAAATGATGAAGGAATTAAATCCTTTGTTAAAAACAATGATTATAATTATGATGAGATATTTGATATTGTTGAGAAGTATAAAAAAGAATTTAAAGATATACATAAAATAAGTGTTGAACAATATATTGTTAAAATTAGATATGAAAAAGCAGATGAACTAGTCAAAGCCTGCACAACAAAAAGTAAAACAAAAGAAAAAACAATAAGCGAAAAAATTGATACAATAATATTAAATAAATTTCTTGCCCTTCCTATTTTAGGTCTAATTATTTTTACTTTATATAAGTTTTCAATAGTATACGGATATGACCTCACTAATATTACTTGGCCCATACTAGCTTGGCTTAAATATACCGTAGTTTCATTATTCCCAAGTGAAGATATTAGTTCCATTCCATATTTAACTCAACTTGCTATTTGGATGATGAATAGTATTATTGCTTTACTTAATTATATTCCAATATTTTTAATACTTTTTTTCTTAATTGCTATACTAGAAGATGTGGGATATATGCCACGAATGGCCTTTATTTTAGATAGAGTTTTCTCAAAATTTGGCTTGCATGGAGAGTCTACCTTGCCCTTAGTTTTAAGTGGAATTTTTGCAGGTGGTTGTGCAGTTCCTGGAGTAATGGCAACAAAAGGAATGAATGACAAAAGAGCAAAAATAGCTACAATTTTAACTATTCCTCTTATGAACTGTTTAGCAAAGATTCCTTTTTTTATATTGATTATTGTGACTTTCTTTAAAGTGCATATGGCTTTAATGATGTTTATGATTTCAACTATTACACTTTTTATTGCATTGATTATTTCTAAGCTATTAAGCATGAGTATTTTAAAGGCTTATCCAAATACTCCTTTTATCATGGAATTACCCTCTTATCATATACCTACATTAAGAGGCTTATTAGTTAAAGTTTTTGATAGGGTTTGGTTATATTTAAAAAAGATTGTTACAATCGTAGCAGCTGTTGCTATAGTTTTATTTGTACTAATACAATTTCCTGGTCTCTCTCAAAAAGAAAAAAATCAATATGATATTCAAAGTAAAGCAATGCAAGATACTTTTTATAAGCAAACAAAACATAGCAAATATTTTACTTATGTAAATGAGAAAAAAGAACTAAAAGAGTTAATTAATTTTTATACTCAATATAAATATGAAAAAATGAATACAAAAGATGTAACTGTTTCAAAAGCTATTGATGAAAAATTTCAAGATAAAAATCAACTGTTTTTTCTTTTTGCTAAACCTAATAAAAATAAAGAAGCTAGAAAAATAAATAAAGCGTTAAAAATACTTTTAAATACAAGAAAAAAATTACTAAGAGAATTAAAAAACAATAAAATTGAGAATTCTTTTTTAGGTTCTATTGGAAAATTCTTTGTTCCAGTTACCCAATATGCAGGCTTTGATTGGAAAATCAATGTGGCATTTTTAAGCTCTTTTGCAGCAAGGGAAAGTTCGGTTTCAACTCTTGGTGCATTATATGAAAGTAATCAAAATAACTCTTTAGGAGATAATCATACATACTCTCCACTAAGTGCTGTGGCGATTATAATATTTATGGCATTGACACCTCCATGTATAGCAACAATGATTATGATAAAAATCCAAACAAACTCTTTAAAATGGATGTTATTTGCCCTATTCTATCCAATAATTTTAGGGCTAATATGTGCTATTTTTATTTTTCAAATGGGCACAATTTTTAGTTTATCAGAAATTGAAGCTATGGGTTATTTTTATATCTTTATTATATTAATAACTCTTGCTTTAGGATTAATACCAACAAAAAAGGAAACATATGTTTAA
- a CDS encoding ferrous iron transport protein A, with protein sequence MTLNEIIPFKPAIIKEINATGILLQKLYDMGFIEGTSIKLIRYSPLKDPLEVELLSYHITLRVNEAKAVRVSYE encoded by the coding sequence ATGACCCTAAATGAAATAATCCCATTTAAACCTGCAATAATCAAAGAGATTAATGCAACAGGTATATTATTACAAAAACTTTATGATATGGGATTTATAGAAGGAACTTCCATAAAACTTATTAGATACTCTCCTTTAAAAGATCCTTTAGAAGTAGAACTATTATCTTATCATATTACATTACGAGTAAATGAAGCTAAAGCAGTTAGAGTAAGTTATGAATAG
- a CDS encoding energy transducer TonB, giving the protein MRFLLALSLSIIICLGLFFGMFIMTNSNNKKFEEPTQLRHLVYLREKDDTNIERKKRIKEKPKVKKLEQKPKFLKKYSTEPEKNVKIVPFKIQQKIEISKISSLSGAKVILDANTLAPLKKVNPKYPRQAKSRKQEGYVKLIFDIGKDGYVSNVKVLESNPEGIFEHSSISAIKRWKFNRSEYSKTATIKFNFRLAI; this is encoded by the coding sequence ATGCGATTTCTTTTAGCTTTAAGTTTGTCTATCATTATTTGTCTTGGTTTATTTTTTGGTATGTTTATAATGACAAATAGCAATAATAAAAAATTTGAAGAACCTACCCAATTGCGACACTTAGTATATTTAAGAGAAAAAGATGATACAAATATTGAAAGAAAAAAAAGAATTAAAGAAAAACCAAAAGTAAAAAAACTAGAGCAAAAACCAAAATTTCTTAAAAAATATTCTACAGAACCTGAAAAAAATGTGAAAATTGTTCCTTTTAAAATTCAGCAAAAAATCGAGATATCAAAAATATCATCATTATCTGGTGCAAAAGTTATTTTAGATGCAAATACTTTAGCACCCTTAAAAAAAGTAAATCCAAAGTACCCAAGACAAGCAAAATCTAGAAAACAAGAAGGTTATGTCAAATTAATTTTTGATATTGGTAAAGATGGTTATGTTTCTAATGTAAAAGTTTTAGAATCCAATCCGGAAGGTATTTTTGAGCATAGTTCAATAAGTGCAATTAAAAGATGGAAGTTTAATAGAAGTGAATACTCAAAAACTGCCACTATAAAATTTAATTTTAGGTTAGCAATATGA
- a CDS encoding biopolymer transporter ExbD translates to MRRFSQHKYKEETEINLTPMLDVVFIMLIFFIVTTSFVKETGIEVNRPSAKSSEQKGKANILIAIKNNNEIWIDKRMVDIRSVRANIERLKALNSQNSVVIQSDVDSKTGILVKVMDQIRLAGIFNISISTLRDN, encoded by the coding sequence ATGAGAAGATTTTCACAACATAAATATAAAGAAGAAACAGAAATCAATCTAACTCCAATGCTTGATGTTGTTTTTATTATGTTAATATTTTTTATTGTTACAACTTCTTTTGTTAAAGAAACAGGTATTGAAGTAAATCGTCCAAGTGCAAAATCATCAGAACAAAAAGGTAAAGCAAATATCTTAATAGCTATAAAAAATAATAATGAAATCTGGATTGATAAAAGAATGGTAGATATTCGTTCAGTAAGAGCAAATATTGAGAGATTAAAAGCCTTAAATTCTCAAAATTCTGTGGTAATACAATCAGATGTAGATTCTAAAACTGGTATCTTAGTAAAAGTAATGGATCAAATAAGACTTGCAGGTATATTTAATATCTCAATTTCTACACTAAGAGATAACTAA
- a CDS encoding MotA/TolQ/ExbB proton channel family protein: protein MIDLYIDDLFSFFDKGGLVLYFVFFLAIILWTLLIERYVYVSFTYKKEKKAIIKELEDIPSQTKFKDEIKRYFLHSSSFKLKSGLDLIKTMIMVCPLIGLLGTVTGMIEVFDVMAITGSSDVKSMANGVSMATIPTMAGMAVALSGILFEKKLELSIRYKIQKFELELSKVI from the coding sequence ATGATTGATTTATATATAGATGATTTATTCTCTTTCTTTGATAAGGGTGGTTTAGTTTTATATTTTGTTTTTTTTCTTGCAATTATTTTATGGACATTATTAATTGAAAGATATGTTTATGTTAGTTTTACATATAAAAAAGAAAAAAAAGCGATTATAAAAGAACTAGAGGATATTCCTTCTCAAACTAAATTTAAAGATGAGATTAAAAGATATTTTCTTCATAGTTCATCTTTTAAACTTAAATCAGGTCTTGATTTAATCAAAACTATGATTATGGTTTGTCCCTTAATTGGTCTATTAGGAACAGTTACTGGGATGATAGAAGTATTTGATGTTATGGCAATTACAGGAAGTAGTGATGTGAAATCTATGGCAAATGGTGTATCAATGGCTACTATTCCAACAATGGCAGGAATGGCTGTAGCACTTAGTGGTATTTTATTTGAAAAGAAACTAGAACTTTCAATCAGATATAAAATACAAAAATTCGAACTAGAACTTTCTAAGGTAATATAA
- a CDS encoding MotA/TolQ/ExbB proton channel family protein, which yields MIRYILTLTLFSTLSFSMDLTSLLQSVQNDSKKEMQAEKQRLQTFIDNKEKQKELLNQTEEELKKEELRTDKLKKLIEEKEKVLTKKEEELKIKAANLGEIFGSVRQTSSDFLINFQSSLTASEDSNKEEQFLKLSNSKKLANIQELKEFWHSMLDEIIKSGNIAQYDADVILASGEKTKEKVTRVGLFAATSNGKYLTYSNDMKSLVELTVQPSGSAVQLAKDFESSNEISNIIIDPTRGTLFEMIANNPTIMDRITQGGIVGYIILILGALGLLFALFKMIVLNISSIKIKKQMKNISEINQDNSLGKIAHIFYKNSNDSINDLEIKIGQAILKETTQIKKGQSFVKLLAAVTPLLGLLGTVTGMIATFQAITLFGTGDPKLMAGGISTALITTVLGLVTAIPLLFAYTYISSKSEELVSILEEQSIGLLAKTLK from the coding sequence ATGATACGATATATACTTACTCTAACACTTTTTAGTACATTATCATTTTCAATGGACTTAACTTCACTTTTACAAAGTGTTCAAAATGATTCAAAAAAAGAAATGCAAGCTGAAAAACAGAGATTACAAACATTTATTGATAATAAAGAAAAACAAAAAGAACTCCTTAATCAAACAGAAGAAGAGCTTAAAAAAGAAGAACTACGAACTGATAAATTAAAAAAACTAATTGAGGAAAAAGAAAAAGTATTAACTAAAAAAGAAGAAGAACTTAAAATAAAAGCAGCTAATTTAGGCGAAATATTTGGAAGTGTTAGACAAACTTCTTCTGATTTTTTAATTAACTTTCAAAGTTCACTAACAGCATCTGAAGATTCAAATAAAGAAGAACAGTTTTTAAAACTATCAAATTCTAAGAAACTTGCAAATATCCAAGAATTAAAAGAGTTTTGGCACTCTATGTTAGATGAAATTATCAAAAGTGGAAATATTGCACAATACGATGCTGATGTGATTTTAGCATCAGGAGAAAAAACAAAAGAAAAAGTTACTAGAGTTGGTTTATTTGCTGCCACATCAAATGGTAAATATTTAACTTATTCAAATGATATGAAGTCATTAGTTGAATTAACTGTTCAACCAAGTGGTTCTGCTGTTCAATTAGCAAAAGATTTTGAATCATCAAATGAAATTTCAAATATCATTATTGATCCAACAAGAGGTACACTTTTTGAAATGATTGCAAATAATCCAACCATAATGGATAGAATCACACAAGGTGGGATTGTAGGATATATTATCTTGATATTAGGAGCCTTAGGTTTACTTTTTGCTTTATTTAAAATGATTGTATTAAATATTAGTTCAATAAAAATCAAAAAACAGATGAAAAATATATCTGAAATAAATCAAGATAATTCATTAGGAAAGATTGCACATATTTTTTATAAAAATTCAAATGATTCTATAAATGATTTAGAAATTAAAATCGGTCAAGCTATTTTAAAAGAAACAACACAAATAAAAAAAGGTCAAAGTTTTGTAAAACTTCTAGCAGCTGTTACTCCTTTATTGGGATTATTAGGAACAGTTACTGGGATGATTGCAACTTTTCAAGCCATAACTTTATTTGGTACAGGTGATCCAAAACTTATGGCAGGTGGTATTTCAACTGCATTGATTACTACTGTTTTAGGATTAGTTACAGCAATACCACTTCTTTTTGCATATACATACATCTCTTCAAAATCAGAAGAACTTGTATCTATATTAGAAGAACAAAGTATTGGATTATTAGCAAAAACATTGAAGTAA
- a CDS encoding DUF3450 domain-containing protein, with product MFKPLNYLILFAFISSGLFASDLDKSLDVIQKSNNTLQSYQKKIDKNEDIRETLFDQYKQKTAQLKNTQKYNEQLEKIFVSQKEELQSMDQQLIDIEQTKKNIYPLMLEMISSLKVLIKSDTPFLLQEREDRVKRLEESLTKADIKTNEKFRIILEAFKIEYDYAKTIEAYQEKIGNTSYNILRLGRVALYYQSLDLKNYGYFNKETNKWEEITDSTSKSNIRTAIKIAKKQGNVTLLNLPFLAKKEAK from the coding sequence ATGTTTAAACCATTGAATTATCTTATACTCTTTGCTTTTATATCATCAGGGCTTTTTGCTTCAGATTTAGATAAATCTCTTGATGTTATACAAAAAAGCAATAATACACTACAGTCTTATCAGAAAAAAATTGATAAAAATGAAGATATACGAGAAACTCTTTTTGATCAATATAAACAAAAAACTGCACAATTAAAAAATACCCAAAAATATAATGAACAGTTAGAAAAAATCTTTGTATCTCAAAAAGAAGAGCTACAAAGTATGGATCAACAGCTCATAGATATTGAACAAACAAAAAAGAATATCTATCCTTTAATGTTAGAGATGATTAGTTCTTTAAAAGTTTTAATTAAGTCTGATACACCCTTTTTACTACAAGAAAGAGAAGATAGGGTAAAAAGACTTGAAGAAAGTCTTACAAAAGCAGATATAAAAACAAATGAAAAATTTAGAATTATTCTTGAAGCTTTTAAAATTGAATATGATTATGCAAAAACAATAGAAGCATATCAAGAAAAAATAGGAAATACAAGCTACAACATTTTGCGTCTTGGAAGAGTTGCTTTATATTATCAAAGTTTGGATTTGAAAAACTATGGTTACTTTAATAAAGAAACAAATAAATGGGAAGAAATCACAGATAGCACTTCAAAATCAAATATAAGAACAGCTATAAAAATTGCAAAAAAACAAGGGAATGTCACTTTATTAAATTTACCCTTCTTAGCTAAAAAGGAAGCAAAATGA
- a CDS encoding PepSY-associated TM helix domain-containing protein, whose amino-acid sequence MNKRLFNIHKLIGINVLLFFFISIFFGILTIFRPYVSFWEDKQKHISNVEIQNINFEKCIKEIKKRKYVGEDGKVMRNDFIKLILPAKEFRSNNLIQVNNRPNFYLNPNTCKKIKPKNFTISKFFELIHYGRIFNSLVAQMIFGFAAVAVVFLCLSGVFLIIKNNYKNKKTKNLKGFFAKYHRLLLLYTLPLVFMFGLTGALFNLGIYSTPLMTNYLTDSKTSNLLTVDKNILIDKDLKLYEPSQKVKTLDINTLYKKAKDSFSNISFYAIQIYNLDDINARIKFIGYEPKSFFISSVYNESYVVLNGTNAEVISKKSASDGTFTEKTLDSVFYLHFIRTFSDIPRIIFAIICFTILFGVTVGLLLWMQRAKKDKFTYKVLQPLSYTVVLGSLISASLLFATTWLIPKQYMYFNFLNTLYNVQEVLFYSVFILIFIYIKVISSLYKATKHNLFFSGLLLIIATLSHNFTSGFNLFKSFSLGLNEIFYTDLVLFFLGVLLIYLSFKISTKFFIETEEIKK is encoded by the coding sequence ATGAATAAAAGATTATTTAACATACATAAACTAATAGGTATAAATGTTTTATTGTTTTTCTTTATTTCTATATTTTTTGGAATATTGACTATATTTAGACCTTATGTTTCTTTTTGGGAAGATAAACAAAAACATATTTCTAATGTAGAGATTCAAAATATAAATTTCGAAAAATGCATTAAAGAAATAAAAAAAAGAAAATATGTTGGTGAAGATGGTAAAGTTATGAGAAATGACTTTATAAAACTAATATTACCAGCAAAAGAGTTTAGGTCTAATAACTTAATTCAAGTAAATAATAGACCAAACTTTTACCTAAATCCAAATACCTGTAAAAAAATCAAACCAAAGAATTTTACTATTTCAAAATTTTTTGAACTAATACATTATGGTCGTATTTTCAATTCTTTAGTTGCTCAAATGATTTTTGGTTTTGCAGCTGTAGCTGTTGTCTTTTTATGCCTTAGTGGTGTATTTTTAATCATAAAAAATAATTATAAAAACAAAAAGACTAAAAATCTAAAAGGTTTTTTTGCTAAATACCACAGACTTTTATTATTATATACCTTACCTTTAGTTTTTATGTTTGGATTAACAGGAGCTCTTTTTAATCTAGGGATTTATAGTACTCCTCTTATGACTAATTATTTGACTGATTCAAAAACATCAAATCTTTTAACTGTAGATAAAAATATTTTAATAGATAAAGATTTAAAACTGTATGAACCATCGCAAAAAGTTAAAACATTAGACATTAATACTTTATATAAAAAAGCAAAGGACTCATTTTCAAATATCTCTTTTTATGCCATACAGATATATAACCTTGATGATATAAATGCAAGGATTAAATTTATAGGATATGAACCTAAATCATTTTTTATAAGTTCTGTATACAATGAAAGCTATGTTGTCTTAAACGGCACCAACGCAGAAGTTATCTCTAAAAAAAGTGCCAGTGATGGAACATTTACTGAAAAAACTTTAGATTCGGTATTTTATTTGCATTTTATAAGAACTTTTAGTGATATTCCAAGAATTATCTTTGCAATTATTTGTTTTACAATTTTATTTGGTGTTACTGTAGGATTATTGTTGTGGATGCAAAGAGCAAAAAAAGACAAATTTACATACAAAGTACTACAACCATTGAGTTACACAGTTGTTTTAGGATCATTAATAAGTGCTAGTTTATTATTTGCAACAACTTGGTTAATTCCAAAACAATATATGTATTTTAATTTCTTAAATACTCTTTACAATGTACAAGAAGTTTTATTTTATAGCGTGTTTATTCTTATATTTATTTATATAAAAGTTATCTCATCTTTATATAAAGCAACTAAGCATAATCTATTTTTTAGTGGTTTGTTACTTATAATTGCAACACTTTCCCATAACTTTACAAGTGGGTTTAATCTATTTAAATCTTTTTCATTAGGTTTAAATGAGATTTTCTATACTGATTTAGTTTTATTTTTTTTAGGAGTATTACTAATTTATCTTTCATTTAAAATTTCTACTAAATTTTTTATTGAAACAGAAGAAATAAAAAAATAG
- a CDS encoding TonB-dependent siderophore receptor, protein MKLSKLVCASLITVCTLDIALAEDTSSDITQDVIGYQESAYGQLKGIVATKSSTGSKMDIDITEIPQSVSVITNDMMNTIGAQSIQNVTSYVSSVIQPYGENGDQRTNYGKLRGIGYLYKSTFLDGMKLLHAGHLIPKIDPYALERVEVLKGPASVLYGASAPGGLINMQSKTPTIEPLKEIGISYASNNNKSVFADISDAINEKTLFRLTGKYKEGDNELQDSTNKSYFFNPSLTYYIDDNSSIDVIASVAKDQIKGLGMSFSGSKSILNYQNSIVDKASTIRAYLNNTFGLGLTPPYDDNLKSSAAIVNALNLPSDLLIGLKDKEIFEKSHQSISTVYKNNINDDLKFRSNIRFMHMDGKYNYSTPSATGLGPLLATPAPDLTQFPLAYIEIASKMKTFATDNNLQYTAKTKNAEYTSLVGLDFQYTDYDRKTTKQTEYSYDLVNRRPTSIPSASNTYTDDFNQKSFQTGLYAQSQIKTYNNFIISSSLRYDKLRQKKTDHLTDTQSSQRDNNLSGRLGLSYLFDNGITPYVSYSTSFQSNIGSGFDGNTFDPSIGEQVEAGIKYKPNNLDALFTLSIFSLKEKDIVQNDPEHTGSKIQQGDAEVKGLEFNILASPTENLNTVFSFSKMTGKEVNMANHDYEGRDLADIPDFSVRLWTDYTFPKTPIGDLKIGAGVKYTGKSKALSADQFNLPSRPQKLYDVDDYTVVDALIATKYNNWDISLNIYNVFDKEAKVNNNSIQSAQIASRSFMLTTKYKF, encoded by the coding sequence ATGAAATTAAGTAAACTAGTATGTGCAAGTTTGATAACTGTGTGCACCTTAGATATTGCATTAGCAGAAGATACATCTTCAGATATTACACAAGATGTTATTGGATATCAGGAAAGTGCTTATGGACAATTAAAAGGTATCGTTGCAACTAAAAGTTCAACAGGTTCTAAAATGGATATTGATATTACAGAAATACCACAATCAGTATCTGTCATTACAAATGATATGATGAATACTATTGGTGCACAAAGCATTCAAAATGTCACTTCTTATGTATCATCAGTTATACAACCATATGGTGAAAATGGTGATCAAAGAACAAACTATGGGAAACTAAGAGGTATTGGATATTTATATAAATCAACATTCTTAGATGGAATGAAACTACTTCATGCTGGTCATTTAATTCCTAAAATTGACCCTTATGCATTAGAGAGAGTTGAAGTATTAAAAGGTCCAGCATCTGTACTTTATGGAGCAAGTGCTCCAGGTGGTCTTATAAATATGCAAAGTAAAACTCCTACCATAGAACCTTTAAAAGAAATAGGTATCTCATATGCTTCAAATAACAATAAATCTGTTTTTGCAGATATAAGTGATGCTATCAATGAAAAAACTCTATTTAGATTGACAGGAAAATATAAAGAAGGTGATAATGAATTACAAGATTCAACAAATAAATCATACTTTTTTAATCCTTCATTGACATATTATATTGATGATAATAGTTCAATAGATGTTATTGCTTCAGTGGCAAAAGACCAAATCAAAGGTTTGGGAATGAGTTTTAGTGGTTCCAAAAGTATACTAAATTATCAAAATAGTATTGTAGATAAAGCATCAACTATAAGAGCATATCTTAATAATACTTTTGGTTTAGGTCTTACACCACCTTATGATGATAACTTAAAAAGTTCAGCTGCCATAGTTAATGCTTTAAACCTACCTAGTGATTTACTTATTGGTTTAAAAGATAAGGAAATCTTTGAAAAAAGTCACCAATCTATTTCAACTGTATATAAAAACAATATCAATGATGATTTAAAATTTCGTTCAAATATTAGATTTATGCATATGGATGGGAAATATAACTATTCAACTCCATCCGCTACTGGATTAGGGCCACTTTTAGCAACACCGGCACCTGATTTAACTCAATTCCCTTTAGCATACATTGAAATAGCATCTAAGATGAAGACTTTTGCAACAGACAATAATCTACAATATACAGCAAAAACTAAAAATGCAGAATATACTTCATTGGTAGGATTAGATTTTCAATACACAGACTATGATAGAAAAACAACAAAACAAACTGAGTATTCTTATGATTTAGTAAATAGACGACCAACAAGTATTCCTAGTGCCTCAAATACATATACTGATGATTTTAATCAAAAGTCTTTCCAAACAGGTTTATATGCGCAAAGTCAAATAAAAACATATAATAATTTTATTATCTCATCTTCTCTAAGATATGATAAATTAAGACAGAAAAAAACAGATCATCTTACAGATACACAAAGTTCACAAAGAGATAACAATCTTTCAGGAAGATTGGGATTGAGTTATCTATTTGACAATGGTATTACCCCTTATGTTTCTTATTCTACTTCTTTTCAAAGTAATATTGGATCAGGATTTGATGGAAATACATTTGATCCATCTATTGGTGAGCAAGTTGAAGCTGGTATTAAATATAAACCAAATAATTTAGATGCTTTATTTACACTTTCAATATTCAGTTTAAAAGAAAAAGACATAGTTCAAAATGACCCTGAGCATACAGGATCAAAAATACAACAAGGAGATGCAGAAGTAAAAGGTTTAGAATTTAATATTCTTGCAAGTCCTACAGAAAATCTAAATACAGTTTTCTCATTTTCAAAAATGACTGGAAAAGAAGTAAATATGGCAAATCATGATTATGAAGGAAGAGATTTAGCTGATATTCCTGACTTTTCTGTAAGATTATGGACAGATTATACCTTCCCTAAAACTCCAATAGGTGATTTAAAAATAGGTGCAGGAGTTAAATATACAGGAAAATCAAAAGCCTTAAGTGCTGATCAATTTAACTTGCCAAGCAGACCTCAAAAACTTTATGATGTGGATGATTATACAGTTGTTGATGCCCTAATTGCAACAAAATACAATAACTGGGATATCTCTTTAAATATTTACAATGTATTTGATAAAGAAGCAAAAGTAAATAATAATTCAATACAAAGTGCCCAAATAGCTAGTAGATCATTTATGTTAACTACAAAATATAAATTTTAA